The Alicyclobacillus macrosporangiidus CPP55 genome segment TACTGGGCGGGATGCCGCGTCACCTCCGCTTGGCCGTGGCTGACATCCACGATGTCATTCGCTACGGCCTCTACCTCTTCCGCCGGGACCCAGAGGGAGAAGGACACGGTCTCCGCGAAGGCCCGATCTACGAGCGTCCGCCCGGTCTGTGTGAGGGCGTGCTCCAGACGGCCGTACTGACCGTAGTCGCAGACCACATCCAGTTTGCAAAGCGGCCTGCAGTGCAACAGCACCGCACGGTCGATCACGTGGCTCGTCGCATCGGCATATGCCCGCACGAGACCATTGGCGCCGAGCAGTACGCCGCCGAAGTACCGCGTGACCACCACCAGGGCATTGGTCACAGGCCGGCGACGAAGCACCTCCAAGATGGGGCGCCCGGCGGTCCCGCTCGGCTCCCCGTCGTCAGAGAACCGCTCGACGGGCACCCCGGTCCCGACCCGGTAGGCGTAGCAGTTGTGCGTCGCTGTCTTGTGCTCTGTACGGATTGCTTCGAGTGCCGCCTCCGCCTCCTCTACCGTACGGGCCGGCACCAGGTGGCCGATGAAGCGGGACTTCTTGATGACCAACTCCGCCTGACAGGCGGCATCCGGCATGATGAATTCTTCGGCAGTCCCGCTCACTCGCCGTTCACCTCCTCAGCGGCAATCCCCGCCGCTGCGGCTAGGCCGCGCTAAAATTTTTGTCGATCCGCGCCGAAAACCCTGTAACATCCCCTCAGTATACTTCGTCATAATGGGCGTGCAAGGGAAAGGCCTGTCCTCACGCGGGTCAGCCGGGTGTCGCAAGGCAGCCCATTCCGCCCCGAACCGGAAGGTTCGCGGCCTAGCCTGGTTCTAAACTGGCAACGCTTCCAGTAGACTTGCACTGTTGGTTTCAATTACGATTGCATGCCAGACCTCGTTCATTACAATGGGAGGTGCCGGCGAAAATGCGCTAGCAATTTTGCCGCCGGGACTTTACTATGCTCGGTATTATCAGTATAATGCCGAGTGAGTAAGATGCCCGCAGTATCGCCGGAATACATACCACTGAGACGGACTTTCTCGGCTGCTGCCGGGCGTGTTCCTTGGCAATCTAGAAATTCCCCCGATTTGTAAAAGGAGATTCGACATCTTTGTCGTAATTCTGGGTGTATGCGCGAAACCGCGCACGCACCTGATAGAGTTTTACAGGGGGATACACCGCACTGAAGGGAGGGATGTCTTCCCGCGGGAGGCGTCTTGGCCGGACTCTCGAGATGGATTGGCACGGGACGCGTAGGTCGGTCGCATTGGCGTTCACGGCCGATACATACGAGAGGCACCACAAGACGAGGAACGTGGGGACAGGGACGAGATCAACGCCTTTGGTGACTCGTCACCAACCCATTCAGTACCAAGCTTCACATTTGAAGTGTCAAGGAGGAGAAAGAGACTTGAAACGTGCGCTTACAGGTATCGCTGCGGCGTCGTTGGTACTGGGTGCCATGACCCCGGCAGCTTTCGCCGGGACGACGACGAACAACAGTGCAACGGTGGCAGGCACGAAACCGGTTGTCGTCAACGGCAACACGATCTCCAATCCATACGTGTTGACCGCTCTCGATTCCGGCAACGTGACGGCCTACTTCGGTATCT includes the following:
- a CDS encoding YigZ family protein; amino-acid sequence: MSGTAEEFIMPDAACQAELVIKKSRFIGHLVPARTVEEAEAALEAIRTEHKTATHNCYAYRVGTGVPVERFSDDGEPSGTAGRPILEVLRRRPVTNALVVVTRYFGGVLLGANGLVRAYADATSHVIDRAVLLHCRPLCKLDVVCDYGQYGRLEHALTQTGRTLVDRAFAETVSFSLWVPAEEVEAVANDIVDVSHGQAEVTRHPAQYAGVRPDGSLVFDVLPEDGP